The Cellulophaga sp. RHA19 genome includes the window AATACTAGAAGAAAGGTCTTTAATCTTAAACCGTAGAAACTTTTTAGGCAAAGCAGCTTTAGGAGTTGGTGGTACCGCTTTAGCATCATTAATGGGTTGTAGCTTTTTTAATAAAAGTGAAGCTGGCATACTAACACCTGCAAATACAATAAGCGGGTCTAAAGGCGCTTTAAACAGTTTGCATCATCCTGCAAAAATAAAAAGAGTTATTTATTTGTTTCAAAGTGGTGGTCCGTCTCAATTAGAGTTGTTTGATTATAAACCACTTTTAAATGTACGCAGAGGTGAAGATTTACCAGAATCTATTAGAAACGGGCAACGTTTAACTGGTATGACATCTGGGCAAGACAAGTTTCCTTTAGTTGGCTCACAATTTGATTTTAAACAGTATGGTAAAAACGGAACTTGGATTAGTGACTTATTACCCTACACCGCTAAAATGGTAGATGATTTGTGTTTTATAAAATCTATGCATACTGAAGCAATTAATCATGATCCAGCAGTTACGTTTTTTCAAACAGGATCACAACAACCAGGTAGACCTAGTATTGGTTCTTGGTTAAGTTATGGTATTGGTAGTGAAAATGACAACCTACCTGCTTTTACCGTATTATTATCTAGAGGTAGCGGAAGGCCTCAAGGTCAGCCTTTATATACCAGATTATGGGGCAACGGATTTTTACATTCCTTACACCAAGGAGTACAATTTAGGGCTGCCAAAGATCCTGTATTGTATTTAAATGACCCTAAAGGAACTACTAAAGACACCAAACGTGCTATTTTAGATAAGTTAGCTGCCTTAAACGACAAGCAGTATGAGGAGTTTGGAGATCCTGAAATACAAAGTAGAATTTCACAATATGAAATGGCATACAGAATGCAAACCTCTGTACCAGATGTTATGAATATTGATGATGAGCCAGATTATATTTATAAAATGTATGGCTCAGATGCAAAAATACCTGGCACTTATGCTGCAAACTGTTTGCTAGCAAGAAAACTAGCCGAAAAAGATGTGCGTTTTATACAGTTGTACCATATGGGTTGGGACCAACATGATAATTTACCCGGTGCTATAGAAAAGCAAGCCAAAGATGTAGACCAAGCATCTGCTGCCCTTGTAGCAGATTTAAAACAGCGTGGTTTATTAGAAGATACGCTTATTGTTTGGGGAGGTGAGTTTGGAAGAACCAACTACTCACAAGGAATATTAACAGCAGATAATTACGGAAGAGATCACCACCCAAGAAGTTTTACAATGTGGATGGCCGGTGGCGGTATTAAACCAGGTATTAGTTACGGTGAAACCGATGATTTTGGATATAACATTGTTAAAAACCCTGTGCATGTACACGATTTTCAGGCTACAATGATGCACTTACTAGGTATAGATCATAAAAAATTAACCTATAAATATCAAGGTCGTAGATTTAGATTAACAGATGTAGAGGGCCACGTTATTAAAGATATTTTGTCTTAAACCATAATACCAACCAACTACTTTAACCAACTTATGAACCGACGAACTTTTATACAAACCTCTAGCTTAGCTAGTGCAGGACTTTTTTTAAGTACACCTGCCTTACACGCAATGCAACCCTATAAAGATGCCATAATTGGTCATGGTGATTTTAAATATAAGATAGACTTAAATTGGGGTGCCCTAAACTCTAATTACTACCCTGTAGAAAACTGCCATGAAATGGTGCAAGATTCTAAAGGAAGGATAATTTTACTTACAGACCATACCAAAAACAATGTAATAGTTTATGATAAATCTGGAAATTTAATTGAAGTTTGGGGCACAGAGTTTCCTGGCGCACACGGACTAACATTAAATGTAGAAAACGGAGAAGACTTTTTGTACATAGCAGATAATAACCGTCATGAAGTAATAAAAACAACTATTGACGGTAAAGTTGTTCAAATTTTTAAATTTCCTAAAGGCTCTGGTAGTTATAAAAATATAACAGAATACATTCCTACAGAAACTGCTATTGCTGCTAATGGCGATGTTTATATTACAGATGGCTACGGAGCACAACATATTTTACATTATAATGAAAAAGGTGAGTTATTACACATTTTTGGAGGTAAAGGAAAAGAAGATCATTTATTTGGTAATGCACACGGTATTACAATAGACACACGCAACAATACAGCTCCTACACTACTAATTACTGACCGTATGGAAAATAAGTTTAAGCGTTTTAGTATGCAGGGCGATTATATAAATACAATACACTTACCTGGTGCTTTTGTTTGCAGACCTGTAATACATAAAAATAATATTTACACAGCTACTATTTGGTCTGGAGATGGTGCTATGGATACAGGTTTTGTATCAATCTTAAATAGTGAAAACAAATTAGTTTCTGCTCCTGGTGGCACTGAACCAAAGTATAATAATAATGGTGCTTTGCAGCCAATGCAACAAGCACTAAAAATATTTAAAAACCCACATGATGTTTGCATAGATGATGATGACAACCTGTATGTTGCACAATGGAACTCTGGTAAAACATACCCAATAAAATTAACCAGAGTCTAATTAATTTCTATGAAAAAAATAACATACATATTAATTTTTATAGTTGGATTTTCTTGTACTAAGAACAAGAAACAAAATTATGCCCAAACAAAAGAAATACAGCTAGTTCCCCCAAACTTTACCGTAGATTCTATATTTTTTAAAAACAATGCTACTATTAACTTCTCTAGTACTTTAGCAAATACTACACTAAAATATTCAGTTGGTAATAGTAGCATTACTCACGACTCTAAAATATTAGAATCTCCTTTAAAAATAGAAAAATCATCTACATTGGCTGTTAAAGCTTTTCATACAGATTATAAAGAGAGTGAAACTGTTAAGCTTCAGGTAAAAAAAATAAAACATAACATATCAAATGCATCAATACGTATTTTTCCTGAGCCTAGTGACACTTACTCTGCCAATGGTGCTGCTAGTCTTACAGATTTAAAAAGTGGTTACCCTCAATTCAAAAAAAACAATGCTTGGTTAGGTTTTAATACAAAAGAAATTAGCATTAATGTAGTTTTAGACAAACCTTTATTACTCTCTAAAATAACATTACACATATTAACTGCACAAGGAGACTGGATTTTTGCTCCAGAGCAAATTAGTATTAAAAACAACAATAAAGTTATAGGAGAGCTAGTAAATAAAAAAGCTAGCAAAAAAAGCTTAAGTGGTGCAAACGTAAACTTTACAGAAGTGCCCATTACTCCTAAAACTTACAATGAGTTTACCATTGTAGTTAAAAGCTTAAATGGCATACCAAATTGGCATTCTGGTGCCAATAGTACCCCTTGGTTTTTTATTGACGAAATTATAGTAGAATAATGCAGATACACACACTATACATACATATAGGAAATTTACACCCTTTATTTGTTCACCTTCCAATAGGCATACTAAGTTTTGCTTTTATATTAGAAATTTATTTAAAAATTAAAAAATCTAAAGAAACAGACATTGCTAAACTGGCATTGGGTTTAGCTGCTATTACTGCTTTATTTTCTTTAGGTACAGGATGGCTTTTAGGTGACAATGGTGGCTATGATGAGCAAGCACTATCTAGACATAAATGGATGGCTGTTGCACTTACAGTATGCAGTGTGTTGTTATTTATTTTACGCTCTTTAAATCAGAAATGGAGCTCAAAAATTTTCTTTCCATTATTTATAATTACACTTGTATTACTTGGTATTACAGGTCATTTAGGAGGAAATATGACTCACGGAGATGATTTTCTTTTTCAAGATAACTCTACCAAAGAAGTAGCTATTACAGATATTAATAAAGCTAAAGTATACAAAGATGTTGTACAGCCTATTTTAGATACCAAATGCGTTAGCTGTCACAATGCAAACAAAGCAAAAGGAGAACTTATACTTACTAGTAAAGCCTTTATATTGGCTGGTGGTGAAAATGGCAGTGTTTTAGATTCTATAAACGGAGAACAAGCCTCACTATTAGGAAGAATACATATGCCAGTAGAAGACAAATTGCATATGCCTCCTAAAGGAAAAGTACAGCTTACAACTGAAGAAGTTAATTTGTTAGAATGGTGGATGAAGAACAATAATTGTTTTGATTGTACTGTAAATGAAACTAACACCAGTGCACAAACTAAAGCTATTTTAAAAAATTTAGAAAAAGACACTACATCTATTGATATACTTACAGCAAGTTTAGAACCTGCTCCCTTAGAGTGGATAGCTAAAATGAATGCAAACGGATTTAGCATTCTTCCGCTAGCAGAAAAAAGTCCTTTATTACTTGTAACCCTTGCTAACAGAAAAGGTATTACCAGTAAAGACATTAAAAAACTAGAAGATTATGCAGATAATATTGTAGAACTTAATTTAGGTTTTACAGATTTTAATGATGATATGGCAATGCTATTGCCCAACTTTAAAAATATTATAAAATTACAGCTACAGAAAACAAAAATAACATCTAAAGCTTTAGAGGAGATTGAAAAGCTAGAGTTATTAGAGTCCTTAAATTTATATGGTACAGCCGTTACTAGTGATATTTTTAAGCATTTAAAAAAATTAGATAAATTACAAAAAGTATACTTATACCAAACTAAAATACAAAACAGTGAGCTAGCTAATTTACAAAAAGACAAACCACAGCTTGTTACAAAGCATTTATCTGATACAATTTTTAATGATGCCGAACTAAACAATCCGTTTATTGTAAATGCCACAGATTTTTTTAATACTGAAATTGATATAGAGCTTACGCACGTTTTTAAAACTGCAAACATATTTTACACTTTAGACGGTACTGAGCCAGACACAACATCTACTAAGTATACTGCTCCTATTAAACTTACAGACTCCAAAACCATAAAGTTTTATGCACACAAAGATGACTGGAAACAAAGCAACGTGGTAACAGCCAATATTAAAAAAAGTGGTTTAAAATTAGATTCTATTTGGTTAGATAAAAAACCACATGAAAATTATAAAGGTGATGGTGCAAACTCTTTAAAAGACTTAAAAAGAGGCTCTATAAATTTCCAAGACGGTTTGTGGTTAGCATACCAAGGAGAAAACTTAAATGCTACTATTGCTTTTAATGAACCTAAAGAGATAAGTACAGTTTCTGTTGGTTCTTTAACTAAACCTACTAGTTGGATATTTAACCCTATTGGTTACAAGGTATGGACAAGTACTAATAACAAAGATTATACACTTATAAAAACAATAAAATTACCTGTTCCCCAAAAATATGTAGATGATGCCATTTCTTTTTACGATATAACTTTTGATAAAACAGTGGCTAAATACGTAAAAGTTGAAGTGGTCAATATAACAAAAAACCCAGCTTGGCATCCAAATCCTGGAGGCAAAAGCTGGGTTTTTGTTGATGAAATTCTTGTAAACTAAACTATTTCTGCACTTAAGCCTGCTTGTAATAGTTTGCTACATCTTGGTTCTAAATCTTTATATGAACCGGTTTTAACGGTACATTTACCTTTGTAATGCACCAAAAAAGCGCATTGTTCTGCTTGTATTGGTGTATGGTCGCAAGCATCTACCAGTGTGTCTATAACATGATCAAAAGTATTTACATCATCATTAAACAACACTATTTCATTATTGTTTGCTACCTCTTCTTCAACTAAAAGTTCTTCTAAATATTTTTCCTGATTACTCATAATCTTCTAACATTTATACTAACTAAAATACATATTTTACGGCAACCCAATTATTTTTTTCAAGATTTTTTTCAAACTTTAAACCTACTTCATTACATTTTTCTGTAATTACCGGGATATCTTCTTTGTAAAATCCGCTTAAAAATAAAATACCGTCTTTAGTTAAACACTTTGCATACTCTGGTATATCTGCTAATAAAATATTTCTATTAATATTAGCTATAATAATATTATACTTCTGGTCTTTAAGCAAGCTAACATCTCCCTCAAAAACATTTATTTGGCTACAATTGTTACGTTCTTTATTTTCTAAAGCATTTAAGTAACACCAATTATCTATATCTATTGCATCTATAGAACCTGCATTTTTCATTGCTGCTAAAATTGCCAAAACACCTGTTCCGCTACCCATATCTAAAACAGATTTTCCTGTAAAATCATGTTCTAAAATATGCTGTAACATCATATGTGTAGTTTCATGATGTCCAGTACCAAAACTCATTTTTGGTTCTATAACAATATCAAACTTGGTATTTGGCTTTTCATGAAAAGGTGCACGCACAGTACAAACGTCATCAACTACAATTTTCTCAAAGTTTTTTTCCCACTCTGCATTCCAGTTCTGTTGTTCTATTTCTTTAAAGTTAAAGCTAATATCAAAATTTTCATTAGATAATATTTGCACATTTTTTACATTCTCTTCTGTCCAAAGATCCTTTAAAATATATGCTTGTACTCCTTCTTCATTTTCTACAAAACTATCAAAACCAACTTCGCCTAATTGCGCAATTAATATGTCTGATGCTGGTTGCAATGGTGTAACCTTAAAATTGTATTCTATATAGACTAAATCTGCCATTATGTACGTATTAGTAACTTTTTTTAAAAGTGCAAAGGTACTTTATATTGCGTCTATAATAGCAATAAAATCGTCTGCTTTTAGTGCTGCTCCACCAATTAAGCCACCATCTACATCTGTCTTAGAAAAAATTTCTTTAGCATTTGCAGGTTTTACACTACCACCGTATAAAATAGAAACAGCTTCTGCAATTTCTGTAGTATACTCATTAGCTATTGTTTTTCTAATAAAAGCGTGCATTTCTTGCGCTTGTTCTGGAGATGCAGTTTCACCTGTACCAATTGCCCATACTGGTTCATATGCCAAAACAATGTTAGACCAAGCTTCTGGCTTTAAATTAAAAAGTGCATTTTTTAATTGAGATGCAACAACGTTAAAATGATTATCAGATTTACGATCTTCTAATTCTTCACCAAAACAAAAAACAACACGTATATTTTTTTCTAAAGCAGTAATTACTTTTTTAGCTAAAATTTCATCAGTTTCTCCAAAATAAGCTCTACGCTCAGAGTGACCAATAATTGCTGTATTTATACCAATATCTAACAACATATCTGCAGAAATTTCACCAGTATAAGCTCCGTTTTCTGCAAAGTGCATATTTTGTGCAATTACCTGTATTGTAGATGATTTTACATCTTGTACAGCCGCTGCTAAATTTACATAGGTTGGTGCTACCATAACTTCTGCTTCTGTATCTGGTAATTTACCAGCTAGCTCTGCTAATAAAGCATTTGTTTCTGTTAAGGTTTTATTCATTTTCCAGTTACCTGCAACTATTTTTGCTCTCATTTTTATGTGTTTTAAGAGTTCATTATCAATTTAAAACATCAAATATAGCATATAATATTTGTATCACTTAATGATTTCTCATTAGTAACAAATAACTATCTAATCCTTAAAAAAAAGGCTTTAGTCTGATAAAAATTTAATGTTTTTTGCTTTTTATTGGTATCCAAACTTCCTCTACAGAATCTGGATTTGCTGCTCCTAAATATCTGTGGTCTAAAAACTCAAAATGTGGTCTTTGGTCTAGGTCATAATCTGACTTAGCTAGCCATTCTGAAAATATATATTGAAATGCAGAAGAAAAATCTTTGGCCATACCCTTGTATAAAAACACAGCATACAAACCACCTTTAAGCTCTAACATTTGCATACCGCTAGGAACCTCATGTTTTTTTAACACTGCTACAGCTGCCCATTTATTAAACTTTGCTGCTGGGTTAAAATTTACAAAAGAGTACTCTTTTCCATAATCTTGAACCGAATAATATTCGCCTTTAATATGGTTAGTTACTTCTTCTCTCCTAGTCATAAAACTTTTCCAGTGTGTAACATTATCCATAGTAAGTACAGAAACCTCCTTTTTAATACCTATTAAAATTTTAGGTTCTAATTCTTTTATCTCTGGTGTTATACTTACTAAGTTACCCATTGTTATGCTTCAATAATTTTTATGGAACTATTATGCTTTAAAATTTCTTTGATAAAGCTATTGTTTGTTTTTGGGCTTATGTAAACCTCATCAAACTTATTATATTTTATAATTAAGCCTTTACTTGCTGTAGCTGGCTTAAGACCAACCCATAGTGTTTTACCTTTTATAATTTGGTGTATATCTTTAATAAGAATATCACCTTTAAACGGACCACTTTTATAACTTAAAGTTGTAGAATTAAGCTTGTAGCTTGTACCATAAAACACCCACAATATTAAGCATAATACCAAAACGTTAATTACTGCACTAACTATGTGATTTGTAGTTTTTACTTCATTAAAAATACTAAAGAAAAGAACTGAGCATAATAATAGTATTACAACTATCATAATACCATTGAACAAATTATCTTTTCTACTTTTAAAAATCATTTTAAAACTTTAAATCATCTACATCATTATAATGTACTTTTTGTTTAATTGTACCTTTTTCTAATACCAAAACAGCCGGATTAGAACGAACTACAGTTTTTAACGCAGTTTCATCTGTAAAATAAAAACTAAAATCTAGATTGTATTTTTTTACAATTTGACTAGATAAATCATTGTTAGAAGCAGACATCCCAATAACTTTATATCCCTTAGCTATAGCTTTGTCTGTAACTGTTTTTATTGCCGTAAAAGCATCATAATCACTTTTTGCCAAATCATATGCAATTACCATAACCAAGTTATCTTCTTGCAATAAAGAAGATGCAAAATCTTCATCATCTTTTTCAATTGTAAAATCGTGTATAGGTGGCTCGTACCCTTTTTGTACCTCTGTAGTTTCTACACTTACATACTCGCCATCTACAGTTGGGTAATCTCCTTGTGTAACGTATATTTTTTCTTCGCCGTTTACATTAAACTTCCATTCGTAATCAAAAATTGGCTCTGGCGCACCTTCTGGCACAGACATACCTTCTACTATATTAGCACCAATTTTATAAGGTCTAAAATCTTTAACAGGCAAATGGTCTAGTACGTAGTTTGCAAATAACACACAGGCAAGTAAGCCTAGCAAAACAATGCCTCTTGTTACATTAAAATTAAAAAGTGGCTTTATATGTTTAATTCCAAAGAATAAAAGTAGAATATAAAATAATAGTATTACGTCTTTAATAAAAGACTGAAAAGGAGTAAGTTTTATTGCATCTCCAAAGCAACCACAATCTGTTACTTTATTAAAATAGAAAGAATAGAAGGTTAAAAAGGTAAAAAAGACAATCATCCCCAGTAAGCTATATACTGTAAACTTTGGTCTGTAACCAACCAAAAGCATAATACCAAGTAATACTTCTACAATTACAACTACTATAGAAATTGATAAAGCGTGAGGCTCAAAAAAAGGCATATTTAATACACCAACGCTAAAATATTCTTCT containing:
- a CDS encoding PH domain-containing protein, which encodes MIFKSRKDNLFNGIMIVVILLLCSVLFFSIFNEVKTTNHIVSAVINVLVLCLILWVFYGTSYKLNSTTLSYKSGPFKGDILIKDIHQIIKGKTLWVGLKPATASKGLIIKYNKFDEVYISPKTNNSFIKEILKHNSSIKIIEA
- a CDS encoding BT_3928 family protein; the protein is MKFLVGLSRVFVGILFIISGLIKLNDPVGFSFKLEEYFSVGVLNMPFFEPHALSISIVVVIVEVLLGIMLLVGYRPKFTVYSLLGMIVFFTFLTFYSFYFNKVTDCGCFGDAIKLTPFQSFIKDVILLFYILLLFFGIKHIKPLFNFNVTRGIVLLGLLACVLFANYVLDHLPVKDFRPYKIGANIVEGMSVPEGAPEPIFDYEWKFNVNGEEKIYVTQGDYPTVDGEYVSVETTEVQKGYEPPIHDFTIEKDDEDFASSLLQEDNLVMVIAYDLAKSDYDAFTAIKTVTDKAIAKGYKVIGMSASNNDLSSQIVKKYNLDFSFYFTDETALKTVVRSNPAVLVLEKGTIKQKVHYNDVDDLKF
- the prmA gene encoding 50S ribosomal protein L11 methyltransferase, with the translated sequence MADLVYIEYNFKVTPLQPASDILIAQLGEVGFDSFVENEEGVQAYILKDLWTEENVKNVQILSNENFDISFNFKEIEQQNWNAEWEKNFEKIVVDDVCTVRAPFHEKPNTKFDIVIEPKMSFGTGHHETTHMMLQHILEHDFTGKSVLDMGSGTGVLAILAAMKNAGSIDAIDIDNWCYLNALENKERNNCSQINVFEGDVSLLKDQKYNIIIANINRNILLADIPEYAKCLTKDGILFLSGFYKEDIPVITEKCNEVGLKFEKNLEKNNWVAVKYVF
- a CDS encoding DUF1501 domain-containing protein, with protein sequence MSEKKILEERSLILNRRNFLGKAALGVGGTALASLMGCSFFNKSEAGILTPANTISGSKGALNSLHHPAKIKRVIYLFQSGGPSQLELFDYKPLLNVRRGEDLPESIRNGQRLTGMTSGQDKFPLVGSQFDFKQYGKNGTWISDLLPYTAKMVDDLCFIKSMHTEAINHDPAVTFFQTGSQQPGRPSIGSWLSYGIGSENDNLPAFTVLLSRGSGRPQGQPLYTRLWGNGFLHSLHQGVQFRAAKDPVLYLNDPKGTTKDTKRAILDKLAALNDKQYEEFGDPEIQSRISQYEMAYRMQTSVPDVMNIDDEPDYIYKMYGSDAKIPGTYAANCLLARKLAEKDVRFIQLYHMGWDQHDNLPGAIEKQAKDVDQASAALVADLKQRGLLEDTLIVWGGEFGRTNYSQGILTADNYGRDHHPRSFTMWMAGGGIKPGISYGETDDFGYNIVKNPVHVHDFQATMMHLLGIDHKKLTYKYQGRRFRLTDVEGHVIKDILS
- a CDS encoding ATP-dependent Clp protease adaptor ClpS; amino-acid sequence: MSNQEKYLEELLVEEEVANNNEIVLFNDDVNTFDHVIDTLVDACDHTPIQAEQCAFLVHYKGKCTVKTGSYKDLEPRCSKLLQAGLSAEIV
- a CDS encoding chitobiase/beta-hexosaminidase C-terminal domain-containing protein, translated to MQIHTLYIHIGNLHPLFVHLPIGILSFAFILEIYLKIKKSKETDIAKLALGLAAITALFSLGTGWLLGDNGGYDEQALSRHKWMAVALTVCSVLLFILRSLNQKWSSKIFFPLFIITLVLLGITGHLGGNMTHGDDFLFQDNSTKEVAITDINKAKVYKDVVQPILDTKCVSCHNANKAKGELILTSKAFILAGGENGSVLDSINGEQASLLGRIHMPVEDKLHMPPKGKVQLTTEEVNLLEWWMKNNNCFDCTVNETNTSAQTKAILKNLEKDTTSIDILTASLEPAPLEWIAKMNANGFSILPLAEKSPLLLVTLANRKGITSKDIKKLEDYADNIVELNLGFTDFNDDMAMLLPNFKNIIKLQLQKTKITSKALEEIEKLELLESLNLYGTAVTSDIFKHLKKLDKLQKVYLYQTKIQNSELANLQKDKPQLVTKHLSDTIFNDAELNNPFIVNATDFFNTEIDIELTHVFKTANIFYTLDGTEPDTTSTKYTAPIKLTDSKTIKFYAHKDDWKQSNVVTANIKKSGLKLDSIWLDKKPHENYKGDGANSLKDLKRGSINFQDGLWLAYQGENLNATIAFNEPKEISTVSVGSLTKPTSWIFNPIGYKVWTSTNNKDYTLIKTIKLPVPQKYVDDAISFYDITFDKTVAKYVKVEVVNITKNPAWHPNPGGKSWVFVDEILVN
- a CDS encoding 6-bladed beta-propeller, yielding MNRRTFIQTSSLASAGLFLSTPALHAMQPYKDAIIGHGDFKYKIDLNWGALNSNYYPVENCHEMVQDSKGRIILLTDHTKNNVIVYDKSGNLIEVWGTEFPGAHGLTLNVENGEDFLYIADNNRHEVIKTTIDGKVVQIFKFPKGSGSYKNITEYIPTETAIAANGDVYITDGYGAQHILHYNEKGELLHIFGGKGKEDHLFGNAHGITIDTRNNTAPTLLITDRMENKFKRFSMQGDYINTIHLPGAFVCRPVIHKNNIYTATIWSGDGAMDTGFVSILNSENKLVSAPGGTEPKYNNNGALQPMQQALKIFKNPHDVCIDDDDNLYVAQWNSGKTYPIKLTRV
- the tpiA gene encoding triose-phosphate isomerase; the protein is MRAKIVAGNWKMNKTLTETNALLAELAGKLPDTEAEVMVAPTYVNLAAAVQDVKSSTIQVIAQNMHFAENGAYTGEISADMLLDIGINTAIIGHSERRAYFGETDEILAKKVITALEKNIRVVFCFGEELEDRKSDNHFNVVASQLKNALFNLKPEAWSNIVLAYEPVWAIGTGETASPEQAQEMHAFIRKTIANEYTTEIAEAVSILYGGSVKPANAKEIFSKTDVDGGLIGGAALKADDFIAIIDAI
- a CDS encoding GyrI-like domain-containing protein; amino-acid sequence: MGNLVSITPEIKELEPKILIGIKKEVSVLTMDNVTHWKSFMTRREEVTNHIKGEYYSVQDYGKEYSFVNFNPAAKFNKWAAVAVLKKHEVPSGMQMLELKGGLYAVFLYKGMAKDFSSAFQYIFSEWLAKSDYDLDQRPHFEFLDHRYLGAANPDSVEEVWIPIKSKKH